ATCGACGCAATTTTGGATTCCAGACTTGCGAAGATGAATGAATTAACTCGTAAgtcgaaatattaatatttgaaattgcaaGGATGCAGGTCAATACAGTTAAATCCTCTAATATTCACAGACGTTTAAGTCAGTAttagtacatttttttcatgtcattttttagtcacattttaaataaaaagtcactaCAGTCACACGTTTTacatataagaaaaaaagaaaattttatttaaatattgaatgtgTGAACAAAAAACAATGCCAATGTttacgatatattttttttatccagaattcaactatcttgaaaaaattttctttttggattgaaaatgcaactgtttggctgtaaatgatattatttttggttacaattatctttttcgttagaaatatcGACCATTTGATtgcaaatgcaattgtttgattgaaaattaattaatttttgcattgaaaattcagctgtttggttgataagtattatttctttgttaaaaaataagttttttattgcaaattcatctcttttggtagaaagttcatctgtttttttaaatacctttgttttttaatttaataatctgttttgtttaaggattcaactagtttgctaaatattaatttttttggtttaagaatcaTCAcgttagttggaaattcatctattcgttcaaaattgaactattttgaaaatttagtttttgtagctgaaaatatataactattcgctagaaaattaatcgtgtttggcttatacatttattttcataattttaattgaaaattgatttctttatttaaaaatttaacggttttatggaaaaattttctttttttaattaatcgtttgaactaaaaattcaatttttggttgaaaatttatctttttttagtaaaaaatacaaatgtttggttgaatataCAGTGGGACCTCGTTCGTGTCCCAGAGTTGGGATCGGGAACCTCGTTTGTGTCACAAACGTCCCTTCCGGTCGTTTCAGGGGCGTACTTAGGTAGCATGGTTTATAACATATCACTGATATGTACTAGACATGACTAGACACCATTAGGAACAGCATTGCATTTTGGTGCGCGCGCAACTTTTTGACGTAATTTTCGCGTCACGAGCGAGGTTTTGAGGAGTCACGTGACCACGACACGAAGCCGAAAGCGACAGAAACGAGTGCGACACGAACGAGGTCCCACTGTAAtatatttcgttgtaaattctttttttctagtagaaaattaatcatcttggttaaaaattcgtattttttaattgaaaattcattgattagGTTAAAATTGCAGTATTCTTAATctgaaggttaaaaatttaaagcttttcatattaaaataacaattattttaatttataattttctgataTAGGATcgaatttttttagtaaacacGTGTTTATATTTACATTACAGGCATCTTTTCGTGTGAGCAGTGgtcaattttagtcaatttttagcttaaattaatCACCTTTTTCACTTCTATCAAGTACTTTAGTTTGTAGCAGCCTTGCTAATTTCCTTCAAAGCTTCCAAAGTgtatttacaaaactttttttatcaatttcagggCATCCTCATCACCTTCCGTGGTCTCCACTACCTCCATGTGAAGACCACTGTCACTTGAAATTGACTGAATACGATCAACGTCACAATTTTTTCGCCTACCATGGGGCAAAAACGTTTGAAGAAAAAGCTAGTTTCATACAAAACAAAATTACCATAACGTTGCCAAGCGAAAACCTTGATCCGACGGTTGCTTTTAATCCGAAAGATGTATATTTTACCACTTTCGCCCTTAATTCGAAAAAAGGTCCACAGACGGTTTGTCATCAATGTTTCCGAACCGTAATAGACGAAAAGGAAGCTTTCATTCAGTCAGTTTTGCACAGCAAGTGGTTGGCATCTGTGGGTAAATCAGGCGTGGATAAATCAGTCGTGTATAAATCAGCTGTGGATAAATCAGCTGTGGATAAATCAGCTGTGGATAAATCAGATGTGGATAAATCAGCCGTGGATAAATTATCTGTGGATAAATTATCTGTGGATAAATCAACTGTGGATAAATCAGCTGTTGATAAATCAGCTGTAAATAAATTATCTGTGGATAAATCAGCCGTGGGTAAATCCGCTGTGGGCAAATCAGCTGTACATAAATTGACTTTAGCCAAGTTAGCTGATCGGGTTTCTaccaataatttaaataagaaaactaCAGTAAAACTACCTGATACCAACTGGGAGAATACAGTGCAAGTACAAAAgcacataaaaaaattcccaatttgTGAAGGGTATCACTACCCTGGGCATAGCTCTGGCAGTTATCTACCAATGGGATTGACACTTGAAACCATGTATAAGCTTTATAAAAGTGCAGTTTATAAACCAGTTGGCTTTAGTCTCTATCATCTCATCTTTCGACGAACCAACTTGAAATTTCGTCCAGTCTTTCTCGGCCAATGCAAAGAATGTGAATCAAGTATCACGAAATTAAAATCTGCGAATCTTGAAAAAAGACGTAAGACGCAGAAACTTCTGGGGCTTCACATTGCAGAAGTCGAAGGAGCTAATGATTCAAAGTATCGAGATGAATCAGCAGCGGATAGCTCCAACGGCGTGCTGATGGTTTGCTATTTCGGTTATCAGCAAAGTTTGCCAACTCCCTGTCTCAAGGAACCCCTTGCTTTTTATAAGCGTCCACTTTGGACCTACAATTTTGTAATTCAACAACATTCGGGCCAAAAAACACCAGAGGGAAATACTAGATTTTATATGTGGGATGAATCTAAAGGCGGAAAGACTGCAAACGAAATGGCGTCCTGTTTATATAGCTACCTCCAAAGTTTGGATAGCAATGTGAGATCTGTGATTTTTTGTTCCAGTGCTGCTTGTGAACTAAGTAGAAGCAAGACAGTTTCGTTGATGTTTACTTATTTTATGCTTTCTGAGCAAAAACTTGTGACGGTGGAACACAAGTTTTTACCTGAGGGGCACTTTCAAATTGAGGGGCAGAAGTTTTACAATTGTGAAAAGTATCGTGGAAAAATTGAGGAACCGCAAGATTGGTATCAAGCGTTTAGACAGCCTGTCGAATCGGGAGAAAAGGCTCAAGTTATAACCATGACTGAACAAAGGTTTTACAACTTTGagtttctttggaaaaattatgcACCATTGAGCGAACCTCTTATCGACCAAACAGTGACGCGTTTACTGTATACCAGAAATGGAGTGGTTTGTTATGCGAATGGTTGGTCTACTCATGATGAGTTTGCACTTTATACATTTTCAGGTCAACTGAAACATTCGAATCTCAAACGCAGAAGACTTGAAAATCTTGTCAACGCGCCTATAACAGAGACCAAAAAGCAGGATCTTTTGGGTCTAGTGTCGCTGTTGTCGAGTTCGAAAgcgaaaagtttttatttagatttatgtAGAGTGAAAAATCCAGGCGAGAAAACTGTCGTCGTTAATGAGAGAGTGGATCTGAATAAGGAAAACCAAAGAGATGATAACGAAGAAGATTCGGAGCCACCTCAGAAGATGCACAAGAAAATTTCGTGTGAAactaattttgatgaatttccaTTAGACATAAAAGACGAATCGATTgagtgaatataaaaaaatgaatgcacAATATTGTGGAATTCAAAGGACATTATTAGAACAATAGAGAGCGAAGGTAGTGAACGACAGTCGGGTTAATTGTACATAATGATGTAAATACAtagtaaagttatttttttcagagactattattaaagatatttttttttaaatatgcttttcTTCTTCTCACATAAGTATTATTAAATGCATAAGGCACaagcaaattataattaaataatcttgtttgttatgaaaaacaaaatgtaaatgaaataaatacatatttaaaaaaattaatattgatttacTCGGTTAATATCATTATTAAGCGAGACTTGTCACTTTGAGCTAGAGAAGATTTGTATACAGTCTGATAGGATCTGGATCGGATTATAAGAGATAATCGGAGATAGAACTTTTTAGGATCGgttatcaataataaaaatgtttttttgtcagGCATAATTTGTATAAATCCGAtaggtaaatttcaaaataataaacataattgattttttatttgggtaccattttcaattaaatttagcaaacttaactttaaagtatattttatgtaattgttttaacactgaccaaaaaatatttaaaagtttaaaattaataagagACAACcggttttctaaaaataaaaattgatcgtATCGAAGAGTTCTAATAAAAAAGCTCCTGTTCTATTTTTCTatcatttgcaacaaaaagtcttggaaaaaaatttaatctttttaaatccctctGTATGCAGTAATTAggataatttcctttttttggatCGTAACTAGGATTTCCCATTTATTCGAAGTGCGGAGAAAAaacgttaaaatgttatgtttgaaTTTAACAATAATAGCGACcgtttttctcaaattattgttttttgtttaaatttacgaGATATAGAAGAAAGTCCAGTAGAAAAGTTGTTCCTTTCGCGgagttttgcaaaaaattcctcttagattttttgatatttccattcattaaatgatataaaatgatcaatcataataataaatgtaataaagaaattataaaagaaCTGTTGATAATAACT
This DNA window, taken from Belonocnema kinseyi isolate 2016_QV_RU_SX_M_011 chromosome 9, B_treatae_v1, whole genome shotgun sequence, encodes the following:
- the LOC117180204 gene encoding uncharacterized protein LOC117180204, with product MLQCKPCSVQLYRLQMDFPVQKDSARPSNNDQQGNAEEENEDTHLDIKIESQDIAIDNIKVERWDSGFNIVNVFVDESETLQTSEEQAILSNDDPLAAPTIVSKREEKTEKKINGFFKSCISIRSTQPSLCLTVLEPCPRSCYLKLTPNDMKHNFDSYWHNSTFSSRYEFIYEMTEIIPTRHRFINRINCKYQKYQSIFYLSSKNGRVIVCKLCFLRTICEQDCLIDAILDSRLAKMNELTRHPHHLPWSPLPPCEDHCHLKLTEYDQRHNFFAYHGAKTFEEKASFIQNKITITLPSENLDPTVAFNPKDVYFTTFALNSKKGPQTVCHQCFRTVIDEKEAFIQSVLHSKWLASVGKSGVDKSVVYKSAVDKSAVDKSAVDKSDVDKSAVDKLSVDKLSVDKSTVDKSAVDKSAVNKLSVDKSAVGKSAVGKSAVHKLTLAKLADRVSTNNLNKKTTVKLPDTNWENTVQVQKHIKKFPICEGYHYPGHSSGSYLPMGLTLETMYKLYKSAVYKPVGFSLYHLIFRRTNLKFRPVFLGQCKECESSITKLKSANLEKRRKTQKLLGLHIAEVEGANDSKYRDESAADSSNGVLMVCYFGYQQSLPTPCLKEPLAFYKRPLWTYNFVIQQHSGQKTPEGNTRFYMWDESKGGKTANEMASCLYSYLQSLDSNVRSVIFCSSAACELSRSKTVSLMFTYFMLSEQKLVTVEHKFLPEGHFQIEGQKFYNCEKYRGKIEEPQDWYQAFRQPVESGEKAQVITMTEQRFYNFEFLWKNYAPLSEPLIDQTVTRLLYTRNGVVCYANGWSTHDEFALYTFSGQLKHSNLKRRRLENLVNAPITETKKQDLLGLVSLLSSSKAKSFYLDLCRVKNPGEKTVVVNERVDLNKENQRDDNEEDSEPPQKMHKKISCETNFDEFPLDIKDESIE